The Candidatus Binatus sp. genome includes a region encoding these proteins:
- a CDS encoding DUF933 domain-containing protein: MKTGIIGARGAGKSTVFHALTGLAPIPGTAEGRNRARPGQIKVADPRLDFLEEAYGSKKKIPVELTIIDFAPNPKEQKEGAALDPSLLPLVRDMDALLIVVPQFSGMEQDLIATLTGIEGELVFADYDQAERRLERLKKEKGGSDFERSALEKVIAWLADGKALRNFELTPQELQAFSSFGFLSRKPALVTVNCEMERASADVTASERDAVRGHGLDVFRLAAAFEAELWELDEAGQREMLNDAGLEAPARDRLIAALYHHLGLITFYTAGEPEAHAWSLKRGETVLDAAGVIHTDIARGFIRAEVVSYEDFATHKSDAKVKEAGKLRLEGRDYVMRDGDMIHVRFKV, translated from the coding sequence TTGAAAACCGGGATCATCGGCGCTCGCGGCGCCGGCAAATCAACTGTCTTTCACGCGCTCACCGGACTCGCGCCGATTCCGGGCACCGCGGAGGGCAGGAATCGCGCGCGCCCCGGCCAGATCAAGGTCGCCGATCCGCGTCTCGATTTTCTCGAAGAGGCTTACGGCTCGAAAAAGAAAATTCCGGTCGAATTGACCATCATCGATTTCGCGCCGAATCCAAAAGAACAGAAGGAAGGCGCGGCGCTCGATCCCAGCCTGCTGCCGCTCGTCCGCGATATGGACGCGCTGCTGATTGTCGTTCCGCAATTTTCCGGCATGGAGCAGGATCTGATCGCGACGCTCACCGGCATCGAAGGGGAACTCGTGTTCGCCGACTACGATCAGGCCGAGCGGCGGCTCGAGCGCCTCAAAAAAGAAAAAGGTGGCAGCGACTTCGAACGCAGCGCACTCGAAAAGGTGATCGCGTGGCTCGCCGACGGCAAGGCGCTGCGCAACTTTGAATTGACGCCGCAGGAACTCCAGGCATTTTCCAGCTTCGGCTTTCTATCGCGAAAGCCCGCGCTGGTCACCGTCAATTGCGAGATGGAACGCGCATCCGCCGACGTCACCGCGTCCGAGCGCGATGCGGTTCGCGGCCACGGCCTCGACGTATTCCGCCTCGCAGCCGCCTTCGAAGCCGAGCTTTGGGAACTCGACGAGGCCGGCCAGCGCGAGATGCTGAACGACGCCGGCCTCGAAGCACCCGCGCGCGATCGCCTGATCGCGGCGCTTTATCATCACCTCGGGCTGATCACTTTCTACACTGCCGGCGAGCCGGAGGCGCATGCCTGGTCGCTCAAGCGCGGCGAGACGGTCCTCGACGCGGCCGGCGTGATTCACACCGATATCGCGCGCGGCTTCATCCGGGCCGAGGTCGTCAGCTACGAAGATTTCGCGACGCACAAATCCGACGCCAAGGTGAAAGAGGCGGGCAAGCTGCGGCTCGAAGGCCGCGACTACGTGATGCGCGACGGCGACATGATCCACGTCCGCTTCAAGGTGTGA